Proteins from one Camelus bactrianus isolate YW-2024 breed Bactrian camel chromosome 24, ASM4877302v1, whole genome shotgun sequence genomic window:
- the ENOSF1 gene encoding mitochondrial enolase superfamily member 1 isoform X3 yields the protein MARGRISRLSVRDIRFPTSLGGHGSDAMHTDPDYSAAYVILETDAEDGLKGYGITFTLGRGTEVVVCAVNALAHHVLNRDLGDIVGDFRGFYRQLTSDGQLRWIGPEKGVVHLATAAILNAVWDLWAKQEGKPLWKLLVDMDPRRLLSCIDFRYITDVLTEEEAHEILQRGQVGKREREEQMLTEGYPAYTTSCAWLGYPDATLQQLCSEALKDGWTRFKVKVGADLQDDIRRCQLIRNMIGPEKTLMMDANQRWDVPEAVEWMARLAEFRPLWIEEPTSPDDILGHAAISKALAPLGIGVATGEQCHNRVIFKQLLQAKALQFLQIDSCRLGSINENLAVLLMAKKFDGCVSMSTTCTNTSSIL from the exons ATGGCTCGTGGCAGGATCTCCCGGCTCTCCGTCCGCGACATACGCTTCCCCACGTCGCTCGGGGGCCACGGCTCGGACGCCATG CACACAGACCCTGACTACTCGGCCGCCTACGTCATCTTGGAGACGGATGCAGAAGATGGACTCAAGGGCTACGGAATCACCTTCACTCTGGGAAGGGGCACTGAAGTTG TTGTCTGTGCTGTGAATGCCCTGGCACACCACGTGCTTAACAGGGACCTCGGGGACATTGTTGGTGACTTCAGAGGCTTCTACAGGCAGCTCACGAGCGACGGGCAGCTCAGATGG ATCGGTCCTGAGAAGGGCGTGGTGCATCTGGCGACGGCGGCCATCCTCAATGCCGTGTGGGACCTATGGGCCAAGCAGGAGGGAAAG ccTCTGTGGAAGTTACTTGTTGACATG GACCCCCGGAGGCTGTTATCCTGCATAGATTTCAGGTATATCACCGACGTCCTGACGGAGGAGGAGGCCCACG aaaTACTGCAGAGAGGTCAAGTTGGTAAAAGAGAGCGAG AAGAGCAAATGCTGACGGAGGGCTACCCTGCCTACACCACGTCGTGCGCCTGGCTCGGGTACCCGGACGCCACATTGCAGCAG cTCTGCAGCGAGGCACTAAAGGACGGCTGGACCAG gttTAAGGTAAAAGTTGGTGCTGATCTCCAGGATGACATCCGTAGATGCCAACTCATCAGAAACATGATCGGACCTGAGAAGACCCTG ATGATGGATGCCAACCAGCGCTGGGATGTGCCCGAGGCCGTGGAGTGGATGGCGAGGCTGGCCGAGTTCAGGCCGCTGTGGATTGAGGAGCCCACCTCCCCCGACGACATCCTGGGACATGCCGCCATTTCCAAG GCATTGGCCCCACTGGGAATCGGCGTTGCCACGGGAGAACAG TGCCACAATAGAGTGATATTTAAGCAGCTCCTACAGGCAAAAGCTCTGCAGTTTCTCCAGATCGACAGCTGTAGGCTGGGGAGCATCAACGAGAACCTCGCGGTGTTGCTGATGGCCAAGAAGTTTGACG